From Leptospira ellinghausenii, a single genomic window includes:
- the wecB gene encoding non-hydrolyzing UDP-N-acetylglucosamine 2-epimerase, whose amino-acid sequence MKKLKVFTVIGTRPEIIRLSRVMIALDEACDHKIIHTGQNYDFELNEIFFQDLGIRKPDYFLEAAGGTGAETIGKIIIGFDKLLSKEIPDALLVLGDTNSCLAVIPAKRRKIPIFHMEAGNRCFDLRVPEEINRRIVDHTSDINLTYSSIAREYLLREGLPPDQIIKTGSPMYEVLNHYKNRIQSSKILEQLNLKSNEYFLVSAHREENIDSERNFRSLVDTLNTIAERYNLPVVVSTHPRTQKKIDQYMIQFHKNIMLLKPLGFMDYNKLQIESKAVLSDSGTITEESSILKFSALNIREAHERPEGMEEAAVMMVGLNKERILQALALLETEGNNFLNQSRLVGDYSMPNVSAKVVRIILSYTDYVNRIVWKRY is encoded by the coding sequence ATGAAAAAGTTAAAAGTATTTACTGTAATTGGAACAAGACCAGAAATCATTCGACTTTCGCGAGTCATGATTGCGCTTGATGAAGCATGTGATCATAAAATCATTCATACCGGTCAAAACTACGATTTTGAACTTAACGAGATTTTTTTCCAGGATTTGGGAATCAGAAAACCTGATTACTTTTTAGAGGCAGCAGGGGGAACTGGAGCCGAGACAATTGGAAAAATCATTATTGGTTTTGATAAATTGTTGTCTAAAGAGATTCCTGATGCACTCCTTGTGTTAGGTGATACAAATAGCTGTTTAGCGGTGATTCCTGCAAAGCGACGGAAAATTCCAATTTTCCATATGGAAGCAGGGAACAGGTGTTTTGATTTACGAGTTCCTGAAGAAATTAACCGCCGTATTGTAGATCATACATCCGATATCAACTTAACTTACAGTTCCATTGCTCGGGAATATTTATTACGCGAAGGTTTACCTCCTGACCAAATCATCAAAACTGGAAGTCCTATGTATGAAGTTCTAAATCATTATAAAAATAGAATCCAGTCTTCAAAAATTTTAGAACAACTAAATTTAAAAAGTAATGAGTACTTTTTGGTTTCGGCTCACAGAGAGGAAAATATAGACTCTGAACGAAACTTCCGTTCGTTAGTAGATACGCTTAATACAATTGCGGAGAGATATAATCTCCCTGTGGTGGTATCAACTCACCCTAGGACACAGAAAAAAATAGATCAATATATGATTCAATTCCATAAAAATATTATGTTATTAAAGCCATTAGGTTTTATGGATTATAACAAACTTCAAATTGAGTCGAAAGCAGTACTTTCAGATAGTGGAACCATTACAGAGGAATCGTCCATTTTAAAATTTTCAGCTTTAAACATCAGAGAAGCACATGAAAGACCAGAAGGAATGGAAGAAGCGGCTGTGATGATGGTGGGACTTAATAAAGAACGGATCCTGCAAGCACTTGCATTATTGGAAACGGAAGGGAACAATTTCCTAAATCAATCTAGATTGGTAGGAGATTATTCCATGCCCAATGTTTCTGCAAAGGTTGTTCGAATTATATTAAGTTATACCGATTATGTGAACAGAATCGTTTGGAAACGATACTGA
- a CDS encoding glycosyltransferase family 4 protein, producing the protein MKVLIIVDDYLPKSIKVAGKMMHELALEFLHSGHVVTVVTPDQDSKESYTLDDLDGIKILRFRSGRIKNVSKPIRLINEMLLSFRAQKALSVWLNSNPHDFIVFYSPTIFWSGLVQYLKKIWKSPAYLILRDFFPQWVIDNGMIGEHSILAYLFRFYERKLYATADVIGIQSPANLKWFSETNQHIRNTQLLYNWASPLVDSKKMVPIDIRKKFNLGDHIIFFYGGNIGHAQDMKNLLILAERMLTFPKVQFLFLGAGDEFQLVQDTIKSKNLSNCILLESVSQEVFTSILTQIDIGLFTLHPDHKTHNFPGKILGYMQVGVPILGAVNRGNDLKTVIEEGNAGFVSNAGDHETLYQNALALLDKNYRNSMGKNSKKLLETTFSIETTAEKIINSLVKGKVLS; encoded by the coding sequence ATGAAAGTTCTCATCATCGTAGACGACTATTTACCAAAGAGCATTAAGGTAGCTGGTAAAATGATGCATGAACTTGCATTAGAGTTTTTACATTCTGGTCATGTTGTCACAGTGGTGACTCCGGATCAAGACTCAAAAGAATCTTATACATTAGATGATTTAGACGGAATTAAAATTCTTCGTTTCCGATCAGGCAGAATTAAAAACGTTTCAAAACCAATCCGACTCATCAATGAAATGTTATTATCATTTCGCGCTCAAAAAGCTCTATCCGTTTGGTTAAACTCAAATCCTCATGATTTCATTGTATTTTATTCTCCCACTATTTTTTGGTCAGGGTTAGTACAATATTTAAAGAAAATTTGGAAATCTCCGGCTTACTTAATTCTCCGGGATTTTTTTCCTCAATGGGTCATAGACAATGGAATGATTGGCGAACACTCAATCCTTGCTTATTTATTTCGTTTTTACGAAAGAAAGCTATATGCAACTGCTGATGTAATTGGTATTCAATCACCCGCCAATTTGAAATGGTTTTCAGAAACAAATCAACATATACGCAATACTCAGCTATTATACAATTGGGCCTCACCTTTAGTAGATAGCAAAAAAATGGTTCCTATCGATATTAGAAAGAAATTCAACCTGGGCGATCATATCATTTTCTTTTATGGTGGAAACATTGGTCATGCCCAGGATATGAAAAATCTTTTGATTCTTGCCGAACGAATGTTAACCTTCCCGAAAGTACAGTTTTTATTCCTTGGAGCAGGGGATGAATTTCAATTAGTCCAAGACACGATTAAGAGCAAGAATTTATCTAATTGTATATTGTTAGAATCTGTTTCGCAAGAGGTATTTACCTCTATATTGACTCAAATTGATATAGGACTTTTTACTCTACATCCAGACCATAAAACACATAACTTTCCTGGAAAAATTCTTGGATATATGCAAGTCGGAGTTCCGATTCTTGGAGCAGTGAATAGGGGAAATGATTTAAAAACGGTGATTGAAGAGGGAAATGCAGGATTTGTTTCCAATGCAGGGGATCACGAAACCTTGTATCAAAATGCTTTAGCCTTACTTGATAAGAACTATCGTAATTCAATGGGAAAAAATTCCAAAAAACTTTTGGAGACAACATTTTCCATAGAGACAACTGCTGAAAAAATAATCAATTCATTAGTTAAAGGGAAGGTATTGTCTTAA
- a CDS encoding sugar transferase, whose protein sequence is MTRRHSRWFERILLNFLFQFISGGMVLIISSAFPIWGIQFWKANDPNLITSLSASIISFLIATFSLRKLFRLPASESVSYIFPVTIICFAIPILFILIFRASYSLQIFVISFIVTLLWCFAGFFLGRRYRLIRYAILPSSSSFDLVKSHGALFSILKSPDLEGQRYNAIVADFDSPMLTPEWEKFLAQCTLARIPVYSEKKIREFVTGRVKIKHLSENVFGSLLPSEIYESIKRWIDFLSALFLIPIFLPFFIIIAILIKLESKGPALFIQPRMGFRGKVFPMLKFRSMYTNKEGGRFTNPNDDPRITRIGKIIRKFRIDELPQLFNILIGQMSFIGPRPESFELSQWYEKDVPFFAYRHVVRPGISGWAQVEQGYAAEVEGMNVKLEYDFYYIKNFSFWLDLLITFKTIKTILTGFGAR, encoded by the coding sequence ATGACTCGCCGTCATTCAAGATGGTTTGAACGTATTTTGTTGAATTTTCTATTTCAGTTTATATCGGGAGGAATGGTACTCATCATTTCTTCCGCCTTCCCTATTTGGGGGATTCAATTTTGGAAGGCAAACGATCCCAATTTAATTACATCATTATCAGCAAGTATCATTTCATTTTTAATCGCAACTTTTAGTTTAAGGAAACTTTTTCGATTACCAGCATCAGAATCTGTATCATACATATTTCCTGTAACCATTATTTGTTTTGCAATTCCCATTTTATTTATTTTGATTTTTCGTGCTTCTTATTCCTTACAAATATTTGTTATAAGTTTTATCGTTACTTTACTTTGGTGTTTTGCTGGATTTTTTCTAGGTAGACGGTATCGATTAATACGTTATGCGATTTTGCCATCTTCATCCAGCTTTGATTTGGTAAAATCACATGGTGCACTTTTTTCCATATTAAAATCTCCTGATTTAGAAGGACAACGTTACAATGCAATTGTTGCTGATTTTGATAGTCCAATGTTAACACCAGAATGGGAAAAATTTTTAGCACAATGTACACTTGCAAGAATTCCAGTCTATTCAGAGAAAAAAATAAGAGAGTTTGTCACGGGAAGAGTGAAGATCAAACACCTTTCTGAAAATGTTTTTGGTTCTCTTTTACCATCGGAAATTTATGAATCGATCAAACGTTGGATTGATTTTCTTTCCGCTTTATTCCTCATTCCAATTTTTTTGCCATTTTTTATCATCATTGCTATCCTCATTAAATTAGAATCCAAAGGCCCTGCATTATTCATCCAACCGAGAATGGGATTTCGTGGAAAAGTATTTCCTATGCTTAAATTTAGAAGTATGTATACCAATAAGGAAGGTGGTCGATTTACCAATCCAAATGATGACCCACGGATTACTCGGATCGGTAAAATTATCCGTAAATTTCGCATTGATGAATTGCCTCAATTGTTTAACATTTTGATTGGTCAAATGTCGTTTATTGGTCCAAGACCAGAATCTTTTGAATTATCTCAATGGTATGAGAAGGATGTTCCTTTTTTTGCATATCGCCATGTCGTTAGACCTGGAATTAGTGGTTGGGCACAAGTCGAACAAGGTTATGCTGCCGAAGTAGAAGGAATGAATGTAAAACTTGAATACGATTTTTATTACATTAAAAATTTTTCATTTTGGTTAGATCTACTGATTACGTTCAAAACAATAAAAACGATATTAACAGGATTTGGTGCTAGATAA
- a CDS encoding O-antigen polymerase: MLVTLSFYIIMILLVSYFSKQGIGLVIILAWWGILNVITYFSLSGLFLISNETQLVYFLFFTFIVISFLMVEKLLPSIRLKKSYLTINLYFYDILFRLALIVLIPIQLMFSLRAIYLISFVMTPSYYRSDVFGLITGTSTLFYNSIQLAKIHAFVIGPLQFVIFFAGFSYFAFCKKKGLLVLGALLIILDALMMYGRFGYHYLIFSLFLFFLFYRERKKVNEMKKIVIISFLFLFFLILVLYKITSDRDKLSLIDVFKTYFVTYHTESFVIFDTELKNPNSILHEYTYGLSTFGGVERYFIPLVNKFGYSLISQADLVGGYLHQNFLIGYDEYHKPLLFNAYGSIFFAMYRDGGLIAVSLFGILFGFFLSFYSVSLKSKDPIDFAIFYGLLFIFIYGVFQPTVLGPMLPALFILYLLKVFLKAYTKLIH, from the coding sequence ATGTTAGTAACTCTATCCTTTTATATCATTATGATTCTACTTGTTTCTTATTTTAGTAAACAAGGGATAGGTCTTGTTATTATATTGGCCTGGTGGGGAATTCTAAATGTTATCACGTATTTTTCACTCTCTGGTTTGTTTTTAATATCAAATGAAACTCAATTGGTTTATTTTTTATTTTTTACATTTATTGTGATTAGCTTTCTTATGGTTGAAAAACTATTACCATCTATACGTTTAAAGAAATCGTATCTCACTATTAATTTGTATTTTTATGACATTTTATTTAGATTAGCATTAATAGTTTTGATACCGATTCAACTCATGTTTTCCCTTCGTGCAATTTATTTAATTAGTTTTGTAATGACGCCTTCCTATTACAGAAGTGATGTTTTTGGATTGATCACCGGGACATCTACTTTATTTTATAATTCAATCCAATTAGCAAAGATACATGCGTTTGTAATAGGCCCGTTACAATTTGTGATTTTTTTTGCTGGATTTTCTTATTTCGCATTTTGTAAGAAAAAAGGTTTGTTGGTCCTTGGAGCCTTATTGATTATCTTGGATGCGCTGATGATGTACGGTAGATTTGGATACCACTATTTGATATTTTCGCTTTTTCTGTTTTTTTTGTTTTATCGAGAAAGAAAGAAAGTTAATGAGATGAAGAAAATTGTAATTATTTCATTCTTGTTTTTGTTTTTTTTAATTTTAGTTTTATATAAGATCACAAGCGATAGAGATAAGCTAAGTTTAATAGATGTTTTCAAAACTTATTTTGTAACTTACCATACGGAATCATTTGTCATATTTGATACAGAGCTGAAAAACCCAAATTCGATTCTTCATGAATACACTTATGGTTTATCTACTTTTGGTGGTGTGGAACGATATTTTATTCCATTAGTCAATAAATTTGGGTATAGTTTAATATCCCAAGCTGATCTTGTAGGAGGATATTTGCACCAAAACTTTCTAATTGGATATGATGAATATCATAAACCCCTTTTATTTAATGCATATGGATCAATTTTTTTCGCGATGTACCGAGATGGCGGATTGATTGCAGTTTCTTTATTTGGAATCTTATTTGGATTCTTTTTATCATTTTATTCCGTTTCATTAAAAAGTAAAGATCCAATTGATTTTGCCATATTTTATGGATTGTTATTTATTTTTATCTATGGCGTATTTCAGCCCACGGTATTGGGTCCGATGTTGCCAGCTTTATTCATTTTATACTTATTAAAAGTATTCTTAAAGGCTTATACGAAGTTAATCCATTGA
- a CDS encoding flippase has protein sequence MKSIFFNLVWFFFDKVFKLIVGFAISVMIVRYLGPEWFGKYNYVNSIIVLFGIFVSFGSEGILVKLIVSEPDQKNEILSASFWFHSIFGLLSFLLSFLFLIILRNESDLFQLLLILGIPLLFRSFSIVRYVYESNLEIKKVVIIDNLIYFTFSLIRVILIYFNYSFSWIFISFATEGIISNFSLFLYYRLKHSSFLNVRPKLDRVKSILRESFPILLSGFAIIVYMKVDQIMIGSMLGDEQLGIYSVGVRLSEFWYFIPIGISSSFFPHLISLKKELSIQYKKRFAILHSIVFWMALLGACITQFAADFVILKIYGYDYLNSSSVLKIHIWASLFVFLGVAGSNYYILENLQKLTILKSLFGLLVNIILNYLWIPEYGILGAAYATLISQFCANTLFLVFFKSLHPLLFLQMGSILFIRFLNLGNMIRKQVSVYHSND, from the coding sequence TTGAAATCTATTTTTTTTAATTTAGTTTGGTTCTTTTTTGACAAGGTATTTAAGCTCATAGTTGGTTTTGCAATCAGTGTAATGATTGTAAGGTACCTTGGTCCAGAATGGTTTGGGAAATATAATTATGTAAATTCGATCATTGTTTTATTTGGAATTTTTGTTTCCTTTGGTTCTGAAGGAATATTGGTAAAATTAATAGTTTCAGAACCAGATCAAAAAAATGAGATTTTGTCTGCTTCTTTTTGGTTTCATTCTATTTTTGGTTTATTATCTTTTTTACTATCCTTTCTATTTCTGATAATTTTGCGAAATGAGTCGGATTTATTTCAGTTATTACTGATTCTTGGGATTCCTTTATTATTCCGTTCTTTTTCAATCGTTAGGTATGTTTATGAGTCGAACTTAGAGATTAAAAAAGTTGTCATCATTGATAATCTAATATATTTTACTTTTTCATTGATTAGAGTTATATTGATATATTTTAACTATAGTTTTAGTTGGATTTTTATTTCGTTTGCAACAGAGGGCATTATTTCAAATTTTTCTTTGTTTTTATATTATCGACTCAAGCATTCCTCATTTTTGAATGTTCGTCCCAAATTGGATAGAGTCAAATCGATTCTAAGAGAATCCTTCCCAATTTTATTGTCTGGTTTTGCGATAATTGTTTATATGAAAGTAGACCAAATTATGATAGGTTCCATGTTAGGTGATGAACAATTGGGCATTTATAGTGTAGGTGTCCGACTTAGTGAATTTTGGTATTTTATTCCAATTGGAATTTCTTCTTCATTCTTTCCACATTTGATTTCCTTGAAAAAAGAGTTATCAATCCAGTATAAGAAACGGTTTGCCATTTTGCATAGTATTGTTTTCTGGATGGCGTTGTTAGGAGCATGTATTACTCAATTTGCAGCAGACTTTGTGATTTTGAAAATTTATGGGTATGATTATTTGAATTCATCCTCTGTATTGAAGATACACATTTGGGCATCATTATTCGTATTTTTAGGTGTTGCCGGTAGTAATTATTATATATTAGAGAACCTGCAAAAATTGACGATATTAAAAAGTTTGTTTGGACTATTGGTAAATATCATCTTAAATTATTTATGGATCCCTGAATACGGAATTCTTGGTGCAGCCTATGCTACTTTGATTTCACAATTTTGTGCAAATACCTTGTTCTTGGTATTTTTCAAAAGTTTACATCCGCTTTTGTTCCTTCAAATGGGAAGTATACTCTTTATAAGATTTTTAAATTTAGGTAACATGATCAGAAAACAAGTAAGTGTTTATCATTCCAATGATTAA
- a CDS encoding glycosyltransferase family 9 protein, with product MIKSILIYLANLFRIFSFFKEEVTLLCKIDNIGDYILFRNFLKDFKGSEFNQNRKIVFVGNVAWKNIFETYDHSTIDKVIWVNLNTLQNNVLYRYGILFLLNTFRFHTIVQPTYSRNLLIDFLLLPLKAKFKYSPFGDDLNHIRELKLKNDQSYSHIIRSEKEIEFEFDRNLFFFRELDSVFANVKFSLPFERKKQKENEISFFIGSSSKTRQFSRENLGHILKSINNQSHYRVNLLGGPAEFGIAEELSEISERVINLCGRLTLSETINTIGNSKIVLTMDSSGLHMAMGTGVPKVYCFSNGNHAFRFVPYPKQYKNLTVFFPPIIEMAIGKHPKIVYDSFRNGSLIPIDSIRIDLAVKQILKGLRSE from the coding sequence ATGATTAAAAGTATTCTTATTTATTTAGCTAATTTGTTTCGGATTTTTTCCTTTTTTAAAGAAGAAGTAACTTTATTATGTAAAATTGATAATATCGGTGATTACATTCTTTTTAGAAATTTTTTAAAAGATTTTAAGGGTTCTGAATTCAATCAAAATCGAAAAATAGTTTTTGTCGGAAATGTTGCATGGAAAAATATTTTTGAAACATATGATCATTCTACAATTGATAAGGTCATTTGGGTAAATTTAAACACCTTGCAAAACAATGTGCTTTATCGATACGGGATTCTTTTTTTACTGAATACATTTCGCTTTCATACAATTGTTCAACCTACTTATTCACGTAATCTACTGATAGATTTTTTACTTTTACCTTTGAAGGCAAAATTCAAATACTCACCATTTGGTGATGATCTAAACCATATTCGGGAGCTGAAATTAAAAAATGATCAATCCTATTCACATATCATTAGATCGGAAAAAGAGATAGAATTTGAGTTCGATAGAAACTTGTTTTTTTTCAGAGAATTAGATTCTGTTTTTGCTAACGTGAAATTTTCTCTTCCATTTGAACGAAAAAAACAAAAAGAAAATGAAATTTCATTTTTTATTGGATCCAGCTCCAAGACTCGTCAATTTTCAAGAGAGAACCTAGGCCATATTCTGAAATCAATCAATAATCAGAGTCACTATCGAGTGAATTTACTTGGCGGGCCGGCGGAATTCGGAATCGCTGAGGAATTAAGTGAAATTTCAGAAAGAGTGATAAACTTATGCGGCAGACTGACTCTCTCTGAAACAATCAATACCATTGGAAATTCTAAAATTGTCTTAACCATGGATTCTAGTGGTTTGCATATGGCAATGGGAACTGGAGTGCCGAAAGTGTATTGTTTTTCCAATGGCAATCATGCATTTCGATTTGTACCATATCCAAAACAATATAAAAATCTAACTGTATTTTTTCCTCCTATCATTGAAATGGCCATCGGTAAACATCCAAAGATTGTGTATGATTCATTTCGGAATGGTTCCCTTATCCCTATCGATTCTATCCGAATTGATTTAGCAGTGAAACAAATATTAAAAGGATTACGTTCTGAATGA
- a CDS encoding methyltransferase domain-containing protein: MGRIFTRFKGKILDFGGGYGLLVRMLRDFGLDAYWTDPYSKNLFSKGFDGSLENSFECLISFEVLEHLLEPDTHFQNILIEQSPRFYIFSTESYGEKIPPQNWWYFSFLTGQHISFYNQKTFSYIARKYNYHSYSINQSFHLFSKEKLNIKLIKFLVERSDIFYNYAKINYDSLTWSDHDKMMKSLENKIK; encoded by the coding sequence TTGGGAAGAATATTTACTCGATTTAAAGGAAAGATTTTAGATTTTGGAGGTGGTTATGGATTGTTAGTCCGGATGTTAAGAGATTTTGGATTAGATGCTTATTGGACAGACCCATATTCAAAAAATCTTTTTTCAAAGGGATTTGACGGAAGTCTCGAAAATTCTTTTGAATGTTTAATCAGTTTTGAAGTTCTTGAACATTTGCTTGAGCCAGATACTCACTTTCAAAATATTTTAATTGAGCAGAGCCCAAGATTTTATATATTTTCGACTGAATCATATGGAGAGAAAATACCACCGCAGAATTGGTGGTATTTTTCTTTCTTAACTGGACAACATATATCTTTTTACAATCAAAAAACATTTTCCTATATTGCAAGAAAATACAATTACCATTCCTATTCTATAAATCAATCATTTCATCTTTTTTCAAAGGAAAAGCTAAATATCAAATTGATCAAATTCTTAGTGGAACGATCGGATATTTTTTATAACTATGCGAAAATTAATTACGACAGTCTCACATGGTCTGATCATGATAAGATGATGAAAAGTTTGGAAAATAAGATAAAATGA
- a CDS encoding glycosyltransferase family 2 protein: MTQIHPKLSIITIVLNNKSFLKHTIESVINQTYSNIEYIVIDGGSTDGSVELIQSYGSKINTWVSEKDSGIYNAINKGVSLATGEWICILNAGDRLVNENTINHLFKDPISKEIQVVYGDWFLCNLKENPEVLVKGYANLSKGYLLHQSLVYRASLHKNRGPYLETKKLIISDYIFLRSIDEKHYQYVDMAISINDNSGVSSQSWSLEQKVAFDFILGKVSFQYMVKRILFERMPDFSKKIVQLLLKFRSN, encoded by the coding sequence ATGACCCAAATACATCCGAAATTATCTATTATTACGATTGTTTTAAACAATAAATCGTTTTTAAAACATACAATTGAGAGTGTGATCAACCAAACGTATTCTAACATTGAATACATTGTGATCGATGGGGGATCAACAGATGGCAGTGTAGAACTCATTCAATCCTATGGATCGAAAATTAATACTTGGGTCAGTGAAAAAGATTCCGGAATCTATAATGCAATTAACAAAGGAGTATCCCTTGCTACAGGGGAGTGGATTTGTATTCTGAATGCTGGAGATCGATTGGTTAATGAGAATACGATTAATCACCTCTTTAAAGATCCAATTTCAAAAGAGATACAGGTAGTATATGGAGATTGGTTTCTTTGTAATTTAAAAGAAAATCCTGAAGTTCTCGTAAAAGGGTATGCAAACTTATCGAAAGGATATCTTTTACACCAATCTTTGGTTTATCGAGCATCCTTACATAAAAATCGTGGCCCATATCTTGAGACAAAAAAACTCATTATTTCTGATTATATTTTTCTTAGATCGATTGATGAAAAACATTATCAATATGTAGATATGGCGATTTCCATAAATGATAATTCTGGAGTTTCTAGTCAATCCTGGTCATTGGAACAAAAAGTTGCATTTGATTTTATCCTTGGAAAAGTATCATTTCAATATATGGTAAAAAGAATACTTTTCGAAAGAATGCCTGACTTTAGTAAAAAAATTGTACAGCTGTTATTGAAGTTTCGCTCTAATTAA
- a CDS encoding rhamnan synthesis F family protein: MFSTYNTDGKIKESLLFYLAKLKELKTDIVLIDTSPSSIPEEIEKTKPFLRQYIWRENLGYDFGSWKVGFSEIGDWKKYNQIIITNDSIFGPIYPLAPIFEKFDSQEIDVWGLTDSYELSYHLMSYFLVFQNKIIQSKEFENFWNSMVFFPTTWKKFLILSYEVGGTKYWKKHNFKTNTYIKFENLTQPIFKNYYNNPTHVFWEKIISKNSFPFLKKDLVRTLISTNEFESVKNVLGKYNPEILRLVEKENSIN, translated from the coding sequence TTGTTCTCCACCTATAACACTGATGGAAAAATCAAAGAAAGCTTACTCTTTTATCTAGCAAAATTAAAAGAGTTAAAAACTGATATCGTACTCATTGACACATCTCCCTCCAGCATACCGGAAGAAATAGAAAAAACAAAACCATTCTTAAGGCAATATATCTGGAGAGAAAACTTAGGTTATGATTTTGGATCTTGGAAAGTTGGGTTTTCAGAAATAGGTGACTGGAAAAAATATAACCAGATCATCATCACAAATGATAGTATTTTTGGCCCTATCTATCCACTTGCTCCAATTTTTGAAAAATTCGATTCACAAGAAATAGATGTTTGGGGTTTAACCGATTCTTATGAACTATCGTATCACTTAATGAGTTATTTTTTAGTATTTCAAAACAAAATCATCCAATCAAAGGAATTTGAAAACTTTTGGAATTCGATGGTATTTTTTCCTACAACTTGGAAAAAATTTCTGATTTTATCTTACGAGGTTGGAGGTACGAAATACTGGAAAAAACATAATTTTAAAACCAATACTTACATCAAATTTGAAAACCTGACACAGCCGATTTTCAAAAATTATTATAACAACCCTACCCATGTATTTTGGGAAAAAATCATATCTAAAAATTCATTCCCTTTTCTTAAAAAGGATCTAGTCAGAACATTAATTTCTACTAATGAGTTTGAATCTGTCAAAAATGTTTTAGGAAAGTACAATCCTGAAATCCTTAGATTAGTCGAAAAAGAGAATTCAATTAATTAG
- the glf gene encoding UDP-galactopyranose mutase, which yields MDYSQFSVVVIGSGFFGSVIAERVASELKRKVLVIEKRNHIGGNCFSEIDPETGIEFHTYGTHIFHTSNEKVWNYIHKFTEFNNYFHQVLTTYQNKVYQMPINLETINQFYNVNLKPFEVDDFLAKEKAKDKIDSPPKNFEEKAISLIGRPLYEAFIRGYTKKQWNKDPKDLPEFILNRLPIRKNYNESYYYSRWQGIPRDGYGKIFERMLSNPLITTQLNTNYFDIKDKISKDVILVYSGPLDQFFDYKFGKLEYRTLRFESEVHPYDDYLGTSVMNFAEESVPYTRIHEPRHLHPERTYGQKTLTIKEYSSLDDGTNPYYPINDEKNSNLVKKYREEAHSLKNVYISGRLGDYKYFDMHETISSALGLFEDKIKPSLSE from the coding sequence ATGGATTATTCTCAGTTTTCGGTAGTTGTGATTGGCTCAGGTTTTTTTGGTTCTGTAATTGCAGAGCGAGTTGCATCTGAGTTAAAGAGGAAAGTCCTAGTCATAGAGAAGAGAAACCATATCGGTGGTAATTGTTTCTCAGAAATTGATCCAGAAACAGGGATTGAATTTCATACATATGGAACTCATATATTCCATACTTCCAATGAAAAAGTTTGGAATTACATTCATAAATTCACGGAATTCAATAATTACTTTCACCAAGTATTAACAACCTATCAAAATAAAGTTTACCAAATGCCGATCAATTTGGAGACAATCAATCAATTTTATAACGTTAATTTAAAACCTTTTGAAGTAGATGATTTTTTAGCAAAAGAAAAAGCAAAAGATAAAATCGATTCACCTCCAAAGAATTTTGAGGAGAAAGCAATCTCTTTGATTGGTAGACCACTATATGAAGCATTTATTCGCGGTTACACAAAAAAACAATGGAATAAGGATCCTAAGGATTTACCAGAGTTTATCTTAAATCGGCTTCCAATACGAAAAAACTATAATGAAAGTTATTATTACAGTCGTTGGCAAGGTATTCCTCGGGATGGATATGGAAAAATATTTGAACGTATGTTATCTAATCCACTCATCACTACACAATTAAATACGAATTATTTTGATATCAAAGATAAAATCTCAAAAGATGTAATCCTGGTTTATAGTGGACCATTGGACCAATTTTTTGATTATAAATTTGGGAAACTTGAGTATCGTACACTTCGGTTTGAATCTGAGGTTCATCCATATGATGATTATTTAGGTACTTCTGTAATGAATTTTGCTGAAGAATCTGTTCCTTATACGAGGATACACGAACCTAGGCATTTGCATCCAGAAAGGACATATGGACAAAAAACATTAACGATTAAGGAGTATTCTTCGTTAGATGATGGAACTAATCCTTATTATCCAATCAATGATGAAAAAAATTCGAACTTAGTCAAGAAGTACCGAGAAGAAGCACATAGTTTGAAAAATGTATATATCAGTGGTAGGTTAGGAGATTATAAATACTTTGATATGCATGAAACGATTTCGTCTGCATTAGGATTATTTGAGGACAAAATTAAACCTTCGCTTAGTGAGTAA